A single Paenibacillus kribbensis DNA region contains:
- a CDS encoding ABC transporter substrate-binding protein encodes MASPKKPLRTGMLLAAILALLTVIIAGCGSQSKDNNAATSQATGDTRIIKHEMGETKITGKPKRIVTLEFSFVDAATQLGVTPVGIAQENDDDIDGLLGKKIDFTPVGTRKQPNLETISSLKPDLIIADLNRHKSIYKELSEIAPTIVLKSRNSSYEQNLASFGVIADALGEKEKGEQILAAHKAKMEELKKGIKAGEPRSVLLGVFRSDSLSAHGASSFDGQLLEQAGIHNALQNTSEPTVKLTLEQIAQADPDVIFLVEADEKLISEWKQNPLWQNITAVKKGEVYEVNRALWTRYRGLGSAEKILEQAISLLYPAQSK; translated from the coding sequence ATGGCATCACCAAAGAAACCACTACGCACAGGTATGCTGCTTGCAGCCATCCTTGCACTGCTAACGGTTATTATAGCGGGATGTGGCAGTCAGTCAAAAGATAACAACGCAGCAACATCTCAAGCAACAGGCGATACCCGAATCATAAAGCATGAGATGGGAGAAACCAAAATTACAGGTAAACCGAAAAGAATCGTAACGCTGGAATTCTCTTTTGTTGATGCCGCAACCCAGTTGGGTGTAACACCTGTCGGGATAGCCCAGGAAAATGACGATGATATTGATGGATTACTCGGCAAGAAAATCGACTTCACGCCTGTAGGCACGCGCAAGCAGCCGAATCTGGAAACGATCAGCTCCTTGAAGCCTGATTTAATCATTGCCGATCTGAACCGTCATAAAAGCATATACAAAGAACTAAGTGAGATTGCTCCCACCATTGTTCTGAAGAGCCGCAACTCCTCCTATGAACAAAATCTGGCATCCTTCGGTGTCATTGCCGATGCGCTGGGCGAGAAGGAAAAGGGCGAACAGATTTTAGCTGCACATAAAGCTAAAATGGAAGAGCTGAAAAAAGGAATTAAAGCCGGAGAGCCACGCAGCGTACTGCTAGGGGTATTCCGCTCTGATTCACTATCCGCTCACGGAGCTTCATCCTTTGATGGACAGCTGCTGGAGCAAGCGGGGATCCACAATGCTCTTCAAAACACAAGCGAGCCCACTGTCAAGCTGACACTGGAGCAAATTGCACAAGCTGATCCGGACGTGATCTTCTTGGTGGAAGCTGATGAGAAGCTGATTTCAGAATGGAAGCAAAATCCGCTGTGGCAAAACATTACGGCTGTCAAAAAAGGGGAAGTTTACGAAGTGAACCGGGCACTGTGGACCCGGTACCGCGGACTCGGCTCAGCCGAGAAAATACTGGAGCAAGCCATATCGCTTCTGTATCCCGCGCAAAGCAAATGA
- a CDS encoding aldo/keto reductase: MGNIADTTVLNNGVQMPWLGFGTYKAEGNEVYEAVKIAIEAGYRSIDTAAIYGNEDLVGQAIRDSGADRENLFVTTKLWNQDQGYDSTLRAFEESRKRLGLDIIDLYLIHWPGKDKYKETWKAFERLYEEGSVRAIGVSNFQVHHLENLLKDSNVVPVINQVELHPRLTQQELHQYCREHQIQLESWSPLMKGKLTEQADIVEIAAKYGKTSSQVILRWHLDRGIVTIPKSVTAHRIRENADLFDFELTAEDINRINALHLDERVGTHPDKLLF, encoded by the coding sequence ATGGGGAACATTGCGGATACAACTGTACTGAATAACGGAGTTCAGATGCCTTGGCTGGGTTTTGGTACATATAAGGCCGAAGGCAATGAGGTTTACGAAGCGGTCAAAATAGCCATAGAGGCTGGCTACCGCAGCATTGATACGGCGGCGATTTATGGCAATGAGGACCTGGTCGGACAAGCCATTCGAGATAGTGGAGCGGACAGAGAAAATCTGTTCGTTACCACCAAGCTATGGAACCAGGATCAGGGCTACGATTCAACACTGCGTGCCTTCGAGGAAAGCCGCAAGCGGCTGGGTCTGGACATTATTGATCTGTACCTTATTCATTGGCCTGGCAAGGACAAGTACAAGGAAACCTGGAAGGCGTTCGAACGCTTGTATGAAGAGGGAAGTGTACGCGCTATCGGAGTAAGCAACTTCCAAGTTCACCATCTCGAAAACCTCCTGAAGGACAGCAACGTTGTACCTGTCATCAACCAAGTGGAGCTTCACCCGCGTCTGACACAGCAAGAGCTGCATCAATATTGCCGGGAGCACCAGATTCAGCTTGAATCGTGGAGTCCACTGATGAAGGGTAAACTGACAGAACAGGCGGATATCGTTGAGATTGCTGCTAAATACGGCAAAACCTCGTCGCAGGTCATTTTGCGCTGGCATCTGGATCGGGGCATCGTGACGATTCCCAAATCTGTAACCGCCCATCGTATTCGCGAAAATGCCGATTTGTTCGATTTTGAACTGACGGCAGAGGATATTAACCGAATCAATGCACTTCATCTGGATGAGCGTGTAGGCACTCATCCAGATAAGCTGTTGTTCTAA
- the tlp gene encoding small acid-soluble spore protein Tlp gives MAKPDNRADNVEHLQQSIQNTQQNLHEAEGYLNEFSSEISNEERKQIEEKNNRRKESIRAFREEVKDEAAHAQE, from the coding sequence ATGGCAAAACCGGATAATCGGGCCGATAATGTAGAGCATTTGCAGCAAAGTATTCAGAATACACAACAGAATCTTCATGAAGCTGAAGGGTATCTGAACGAATTTTCCTCTGAAATCAGCAACGAGGAGCGCAAGCAAATCGAAGAAAAAAATAATCGCCGCAAAGAAAGTATTAGAGCGTTTCGAGAAGAAGTGAAGGACGAAGCAGCACATGCTCAAGAGTAG
- a CDS encoding response regulator, whose amino-acid sequence MNERVLSDIEVLVIEDDPRIAEINRRFIEKVDGFTVCAIATNEFEAKLQLDVLRPPLVVLDVYFPDTDGLTLLSFIKQHYPDTDVIMLTAAKEAETVVQAVRAGVFDFIVKPLVFERLRATLEEYARFQRQVKAWQEQPSTVEQAEIDSLLQNAGTGRMTGTGVGELWAKGIDKVTCDKVLELLNRRGELTTGTVGSELGMSRSTARRYLEHLVESGDAHHDQVYGTVGRPERIYRQQRGNE is encoded by the coding sequence ATGAATGAGCGGGTTTTATCGGATATTGAGGTGCTTGTTATTGAAGATGATCCGCGAATTGCGGAGATTAACCGACGATTTATTGAAAAGGTGGACGGATTCACCGTATGTGCAATAGCAACGAACGAATTTGAGGCAAAGCTGCAATTGGACGTGCTGCGTCCGCCTTTGGTCGTGCTGGATGTTTATTTTCCTGATACGGACGGTCTAACGCTGCTATCGTTCATCAAGCAACACTATCCGGACACAGATGTCATTATGCTGACTGCCGCCAAAGAAGCTGAAACCGTGGTACAAGCCGTTCGGGCAGGCGTGTTTGATTTTATCGTGAAGCCGCTTGTATTCGAAAGATTGCGTGCCACGCTGGAGGAATATGCCCGTTTTCAGCGACAGGTCAAGGCATGGCAGGAGCAGCCATCGACGGTGGAGCAAGCCGAAATTGACAGTCTGCTTCAAAACGCGGGTACTGGTCGGATGACAGGCACCGGAGTGGGAGAGCTGTGGGCCAAGGGCATTGACAAAGTAACCTGCGACAAGGTGCTTGAGCTCCTGAATCGTCGGGGCGAACTGACTACGGGGACGGTGGGGAGCGAGCTGGGCATGAGTCGTTCCACAGCCAGAAGATACCTGGAACACCTGGTAGAAAGTGGTGACGCTCACCACGATCAGGTATACGGTACCGTCGGTAGACCGGAGCGGATCTATCGGCAGCAGCGGGGAAATGAATAA
- a CDS encoding ABC transporter substrate-binding protein → MLLRRKSMALMLMAVVLMAGLLQGCSFKADEQDGPGTELVLWTFNELHEKFFLQMADQWNQLHPDEQINLKANTFPYDNHHSKLSIALQSGVGAPDIADIEVNKIGNFLKGIPQLVPLNPVIDPEINNIVPSRVQIYGKDGKYYGIDFHVGAEVMYYNKEILDQAGVNPDSIVTWADYAAAGKQVLAKTGKPMATVETNDLWNYWPMISQQNSDFLDNKGELTLDNETNIKTLKFLQQMVKDKIAIPAPGGGHHMEEYYGFMNKGGAASVWMPMWYMGRFTDYMPDLKGKIIIRPLPAWEKGGFRSAGMGGTGTVVTNQSKHPDLAMRFLAFAKLSKQGNVEIWKQLGFDPIRSEVWTMPEVKAKNKFTDYFGPNIFDTLIEVKDEINAVHIGPKTPDIASAVRNKILYRTLLNGEDPATVLHELADELR, encoded by the coding sequence ATGCTGCTGCGAAGAAAAAGCATGGCGTTGATGCTCATGGCGGTGGTTTTAATGGCTGGACTGCTGCAAGGTTGTTCCTTCAAGGCCGACGAACAGGATGGTCCGGGAACAGAACTGGTGTTGTGGACGTTTAACGAACTGCATGAGAAGTTTTTTCTGCAAATGGCTGATCAATGGAACCAACTGCACCCTGATGAACAAATTAATTTGAAAGCGAATACATTTCCTTATGACAACCACCACAGCAAGCTATCGATTGCGTTGCAATCGGGGGTGGGGGCACCGGATATTGCGGATATCGAGGTGAACAAGATCGGCAACTTCCTCAAAGGGATACCGCAGCTTGTCCCGCTCAATCCGGTGATTGACCCGGAGATCAACAACATTGTGCCTTCCAGAGTACAGATTTACGGAAAAGACGGCAAGTATTACGGCATTGATTTTCATGTCGGGGCCGAAGTGATGTATTACAATAAAGAAATTTTGGACCAGGCGGGGGTAAATCCGGATTCCATCGTTACGTGGGCAGATTATGCTGCGGCAGGCAAGCAGGTCCTGGCGAAAACAGGCAAGCCAATGGCGACCGTGGAGACAAATGACCTGTGGAACTACTGGCCGATGATTTCCCAGCAGAACTCGGATTTTCTGGATAACAAGGGCGAGCTGACACTGGATAACGAAACGAATATCAAAACGCTTAAATTTCTTCAGCAGATGGTGAAGGACAAAATCGCTATCCCAGCACCTGGCGGTGGACACCATATGGAGGAATACTACGGGTTTATGAACAAAGGCGGGGCCGCTTCGGTGTGGATGCCGATGTGGTATATGGGACGCTTTACGGATTATATGCCTGACCTGAAAGGGAAAATCATCATCAGACCGTTGCCGGCCTGGGAAAAAGGCGGCTTTCGCTCAGCGGGTATGGGCGGAACCGGCACGGTGGTCACGAACCAATCGAAGCATCCGGATTTAGCCATGCGCTTTTTGGCCTTTGCCAAGCTGTCCAAGCAAGGGAATGTGGAGATATGGAAGCAGCTTGGTTTTGATCCCATCCGCAGTGAGGTATGGACGATGCCGGAGGTCAAAGCCAAGAACAAATTTACGGACTATTTCGGACCGAATATTTTTGACACACTCATCGAAGTAAAAGACGAAATCAATGCGGTGCATATCGGACCGAAAACGCCTGATATCGCCAGTGCGGTGCGCAATAAAATACTTTATCGGACACTGCTGAATGGCGAAGACCCAGCCACAGTGCTGCATGAGCTGGCAGATGAACTGAGATAG
- a CDS encoding putative quinol monooxygenase, with translation MVIIHADMKVLPEKREVFLQQTQGLISASQAEEGNVRYTLMQDLNDPNAFTMVEEWKDAAAVDFHNKSAHFQAFVAVAKELLAAPLQVNAFQDATKL, from the coding sequence ATGGTTATTATTCATGCTGATATGAAAGTTTTACCAGAAAAAAGAGAGGTCTTTCTGCAACAAACTCAGGGATTGATCAGCGCATCACAGGCCGAAGAAGGCAATGTACGCTACACGCTGATGCAGGATCTGAATGATCCCAACGCATTTACGATGGTCGAAGAATGGAAGGATGCAGCCGCTGTAGATTTCCATAACAAGTCTGCCCATTTCCAGGCATTTGTTGCCGTGGCTAAGGAATTGTTGGCCGCTCCGCTTCAAGTGAATGCTTTTCAGGATGCAACCAAACTGTAA
- a CDS encoding alpha/beta hydrolase yields the protein MKHVFRKGSNPQAPVILLLHGTGGNEQDLLPLADLVAPGASVLGVRGNVLENGMPRFFRRLAEGVFDLEDLVFRTKELSEFVDTAAEQYDFDRNNVVALGYSNGANIAASMLFHDAKALRGAILHHAMVPLRGLQLPDLKGAPVFLSSGENDPIVPVAESRELHALLEGAGAQVDAYWERNGHQLTRTEAEAAGKWFGEHFNA from the coding sequence ATGAAACACGTTTTCCGTAAAGGAAGTAATCCACAAGCCCCGGTGATATTGCTGCTGCACGGTACCGGCGGGAATGAACAAGATTTGCTGCCATTGGCAGATTTGGTTGCACCAGGAGCATCTGTGTTAGGCGTGAGGGGAAATGTGCTGGAAAATGGGATGCCTCGTTTCTTCCGCCGTTTGGCAGAGGGAGTGTTCGATCTGGAGGATCTTGTATTCCGCACCAAAGAACTGAGCGAATTTGTGGATACGGCTGCGGAGCAATACGATTTTGACCGCAACAACGTCGTAGCTCTTGGGTATTCCAATGGAGCGAACATAGCGGCCAGCATGCTCTTTCACGATGCCAAAGCGCTGCGCGGAGCCATTCTCCATCATGCGATGGTGCCGTTGCGCGGGCTGCAATTGCCGGACTTAAAAGGTGCCCCTGTATTTCTGTCTTCCGGTGAAAATGATCCGATCGTTCCGGTTGCGGAATCCCGTGAGCTGCACGCTTTACTGGAAGGGGCCGGAGCTCAGGTGGATGCATATTGGGAACGCAATGGTCATCAATTAACCCGTACAGAAGCCGAAGCCGCAGGGAAATGGTTTGGAGAGCATTTTAATGCATAA
- a CDS encoding ATP-binding protein has protein sequence MRFQTKLMVFISLLVLVVTGLLGLSFRYMITSALYEEIGKRALTVANTLAVDAQVRDALEQTDTTQLRLRIKEAVKPVQASSGADFITIADRHLIRQWHVNPERIGTPMLDPMNDKVLQGQSFITESTGSLGRSLRAKTAVYDGQGKAIGLISVGFLMTDVEQNIRTYTYAWLWFMVGALMIGMLGSLLIARRVRRELHGLEPVEIGRLYQEKQAILESIGEGIIAVNRSGQVTLANPQAIRLLGLPPETTIDGCELRHLPGAAGKLADVLVADFIVNSEKMKPGQEQLVFNEEIEVQQRVVVVSRVPIKDRSGQRMGTVASLRDKTELLRMTRQLTEVKDYAEMLRSQTHEYTNRLYLISGLIQLECYNEAVDFITQESEQYRMHRTNASTSLPDSIIASLLIGKKKQALDKGIVLHSTVSGVFSALSPTLEWSLLAAMAGNLLDNAMEAAAMPSIPEGQVWFRLEETDEAIIIEVADNGSGISEDIRGKLFVKGASTKTEAGHGYGLALVHEYAERMGGSIQVHERTGGGTLFKIRIPLNTSVMSDEAKGGYTHE, from the coding sequence GTGCGTTTTCAGACAAAACTAATGGTATTCATCTCCCTTTTAGTGCTGGTGGTTACCGGGCTATTGGGATTATCCTTTCGATATATGATCACCTCCGCTCTATACGAAGAGATCGGAAAAAGGGCGCTGACCGTTGCCAATACGCTTGCGGTAGATGCGCAGGTCCGGGACGCTCTGGAGCAGACGGACACGACGCAGCTGCGCTTGCGAATCAAGGAGGCCGTGAAGCCAGTCCAAGCCAGCAGCGGCGCTGATTTTATTACCATTGCTGATCGCCATCTCATCCGGCAGTGGCATGTCAATCCGGAGCGCATCGGCACGCCTATGTTAGATCCCATGAATGATAAGGTGCTGCAAGGACAGTCCTTTATCACGGAATCAACGGGTTCTCTCGGGCGATCACTCCGGGCCAAAACGGCAGTTTATGATGGGCAAGGCAAGGCCATCGGGCTCATCTCTGTAGGTTTCCTAATGACGGATGTGGAGCAAAATATCCGTACATACACCTATGCATGGCTGTGGTTCATGGTGGGTGCGCTTATGATCGGCATGCTAGGCAGCCTGCTAATAGCGCGGAGGGTACGCCGGGAACTGCACGGGCTGGAGCCAGTGGAGATTGGACGCTTGTACCAGGAAAAGCAAGCCATTCTCGAATCCATAGGCGAAGGGATTATCGCGGTTAATCGCAGTGGACAAGTCACACTTGCCAATCCGCAAGCCATCCGCTTGCTTGGTCTTCCCCCGGAAACTACCATAGACGGTTGCGAGCTTCGTCACTTACCGGGTGCCGCAGGTAAACTGGCAGATGTGCTTGTTGCAGATTTCATCGTGAATAGTGAAAAAATGAAGCCGGGCCAGGAACAACTCGTATTCAATGAGGAAATTGAGGTGCAGCAACGAGTCGTAGTCGTCAGCCGTGTACCGATCAAGGATCGCTCGGGGCAAAGAATGGGCACGGTTGCCAGTCTGCGTGACAAAACAGAGTTGCTCCGCATGACGCGGCAGTTGACCGAGGTCAAAGATTATGCGGAAATGCTGCGATCACAAACACATGAATACACCAACCGACTGTATCTCATCTCCGGCTTGATTCAGTTGGAGTGTTATAACGAAGCGGTGGACTTCATTACTCAGGAATCGGAACAATATCGCATGCACAGGACCAATGCCTCTACTTCTTTACCTGATTCGATCATCGCCAGCTTGCTGATCGGCAAGAAAAAACAAGCGCTGGACAAGGGGATTGTATTACACTCTACTGTTAGCGGGGTATTCTCTGCCTTATCCCCCACGTTGGAGTGGTCGCTTCTTGCTGCCATGGCCGGAAACCTGCTGGATAACGCCATGGAAGCTGCCGCGATGCCTTCAATCCCGGAGGGCCAGGTCTGGTTCCGGCTTGAAGAAACGGATGAAGCCATAATTATCGAGGTTGCGGACAATGGATCGGGAATTTCAGAGGATATCCGGGGAAAGCTGTTTGTCAAAGGGGCATCGACCAAAACAGAAGCAGGACACGGGTATGGCCTTGCTCTCGTGCACGAGTATGCAGAGCGAATGGGCGGCTCTATCCAAGTACATGAACGGACAGGTGGAGGTACCCTTTTTAAAATACGCATACCTTTAAATACGTCAGTAATGAGTGATGAGGCAAAAGGAGGCTACACCCATGAATGA
- a CDS encoding SdpI family protein, translating into MKSPVRWSFMDVLTTLLALSPALGALLLYNRLPDTMATHFNINNMADRQMDKNVAIFMLVLLGLLPLLLRLARYMDPNKANYEKFSKAYEVMRTCFAVILAIAAWGMLLYNLNVLLQMNTIVLGAIGLMLLVLGNYLTQVQPNFTFGIRTPWTLSNPEVWRKTHRFGGPMMMLGGASGLVAAWVGGVAGTVIFLTGLGISVVAPILYSFLLHRKLNHQ; encoded by the coding sequence ATGAAATCACCTGTGAGATGGAGCTTTATGGATGTTTTAACGACTTTGCTCGCCCTGTCACCCGCTTTGGGTGCGCTGCTGCTCTACAACCGTCTGCCCGATACGATGGCTACACATTTTAACATTAACAACATGGCTGACAGGCAAATGGATAAAAATGTCGCTATTTTCATGCTGGTGTTGTTGGGGCTCTTACCGTTGCTCTTGCGATTAGCCCGCTACATGGACCCAAACAAAGCAAATTACGAAAAATTTTCCAAAGCCTACGAAGTCATGCGTACATGTTTTGCCGTTATACTCGCTATAGCCGCTTGGGGCATGCTGTTGTACAACCTGAATGTACTGCTGCAAATGAATACTATAGTTCTTGGGGCAATAGGCCTGATGCTGCTGGTGCTGGGTAATTATTTGACTCAGGTACAGCCGAACTTTACCTTCGGCATCCGCACACCGTGGACGCTGTCGAACCCGGAGGTATGGCGTAAAACGCACCGTTTCGGCGGGCCTATGATGATGCTTGGTGGTGCTTCGGGCCTGGTGGCGGCATGGGTCGGTGGAGTAGCGGGAACGGTCATTTTTCTCACCGGACTGGGTATATCCGTCGTCGCCCCCATCCTCTACTCCTTCCTCCTGCATCGCAAATTAAATCATCAGTAG
- a CDS encoding autorepressor SdpR family transcription factor translates to MNDAFKALADPTRRKILQLLKEKSMSAGDVAEHFQISKPSISHHLNLLKQAGLVLDERQGQSIIYTLHTTVVADVIGWMFSIAQSDAPVKQNSKETKNTEESE, encoded by the coding sequence TTGAATGATGCCTTTAAAGCCTTGGCCGATCCGACCCGGCGCAAAATATTGCAGCTTTTGAAAGAGAAAAGCATGAGCGCAGGCGATGTCGCCGAGCATTTTCAAATCAGCAAGCCCAGCATATCCCACCATCTGAATCTGCTAAAGCAGGCAGGACTTGTGCTGGATGAGCGGCAGGGACAAAGCATTATTTACACCTTGCATACAACGGTTGTAGCCGATGTCATCGGCTGGATGTTCAGCATCGCCCAATCGGATGCCCCTGTAAAACAAAATTCGAAGGAAACCAAGAATACGGAGGAATCTGAATGA